One window of Ziziphus jujuba cultivar Dongzao chromosome 5, ASM3175591v1 genomic DNA carries:
- the LOC107420663 gene encoding signal peptide peptidase yields MKNVERIANLALSGLTLAPLVMKVDPNLNVVVTACLTVYVGCYRSVKPTPPSETMSNEHAMRFPFVGSAMLLSLFLLFKFLSKDLVNAVLTCYFFVLGIIALSATLLPAIKRYLPKHWNEDLIIWRFPYFRSLEIEFTRSQIIAAIPGTFFCAWYASQKHWLANNILGLAFCIQGIEMLSLGSFKTGAILLAGLFVYDIFWVFFTPVMVSVAKSFDAPIKLLFPTADSARPFSMLGLGDIVIPGIFVALALRFDVSRGKESQYFKSAFLGYTVGLVLTIVVMNWFQAAQPALLYIVPAVIGFLAAHVIWNGEVKQLLEFDESKTTSISQENVDEKSKKTE; encoded by the exons GTTTAACGTTGGCACCACTTGTTATGAAGGTAGATCCAAACTTAAATGTTGTTGTGACTGCATGCCTTACTGTTTATGTGGGTTGCTACCGATCCGTAAAGCCAACTCCTCCTTCA GAGACAATGTCTAATGAACATGCTATGCGTTTTCCTTTTGTTGGGAGTGCAATGCTGTTGTCACTATTTTTACTCTTTAAGTTCCTATCGAAAGACTTGGTTAATGCTGTGTTGACCTGCTATTTCTTTGTTCTTGGGATCATTGCGCTCTC GGCAACATTATTACCTGCTATTAAGCGTTACTTGCCAAAGCATTGGAATGAGGACCTTATCATATGGCGTTTTCCATACTTCCGTT CTCTGGAGATTGAGTTCACAAGGTCTCAGATTATTGCTGCTATTCCTGGAACCTTTTTCTGTGCATGGTATGCTTCACAGAAGCATTGGCTGGCCAACAATATATTAGGTCTTGCCTTTTGCATCCAG gGAATTGAAATGCTTTCTCTTGGGTCATTTAAGACTGGTGCCATCCTATTG GCCGGTCTTTTTGTGTATGATATTTTCTGGGTTTTCTTCACCCCAGTTATGGTTAGTGTTGCAAAATCTTTTGATGCTCCCATAAAG CTTTTGTTCCCTACAGCAGATTCTGCACGCCCCTTTTCTATGCTTGGACTTGGCGACATTGTAATTCCTG gtATTTTTGTAGCTCTGGCTTTGCGATTTGATGTGTCTAGAGGAAAAGAGAGCCAGTACTTCAAAAGTGCGTTTTTGGGTTACACAGTTGGTTTGGTTCTTACAATTGTTGTAATGAACTGGTTTCAAGCTGCTCAG CCTGCGCTTCTTTATATTGTACCGGCTGTTATTGGATTTTTGGCAGCACATGTCATATGGAATGGTGAAGTCAAACAG TTGTTGGAGTTTGATGAATCAAAGACTACCAGCATATCTCAAGAAAATGTTGATGAGAAATCTAAGAAGACGGAATAA